A single region of the Demequina sp. genome encodes:
- a CDS encoding Gfo/Idh/MocA family oxidoreductase, with amino-acid sequence MSATTPFSYLIVGYGWRAPFFLKPAREFPGTFRVAGVVARREEARDDAARTWGVPTFATLDDALTAERPDFVIVSVSWDAAPGIVRDLAARGIPTLCETPPAPNQAELERLWDDVGETGLVQVAEQYPLYPGHLARRAVIDSGAIGTVNEAEVSSTHMYHAMGIIRQMLGVGFEGAEIRAIADTHDLATPMTHAGWAADAAPSPAKTVRALIRFEGGKVATYDFTDNQWWNPLRQDRIALRGSLGEIVDLRVTQLTGARTFVTSHLERRHTGIELNLEGNDLDHISWGSQVVYDNAWQGARFSDDEVAVSSLLSQVGAWARSDAPPPYPLAQGSQDWALALGIEAAAESGETVLVGRQPWAGQ; translated from the coding sequence ATGAGTGCAACGACGCCCTTCAGCTATCTCATCGTCGGCTACGGCTGGCGAGCACCCTTCTTCCTCAAGCCCGCGCGCGAGTTCCCTGGCACGTTCCGCGTCGCCGGCGTAGTCGCCCGGCGCGAGGAGGCCCGCGACGACGCCGCGCGCACGTGGGGCGTGCCCACATTCGCCACGCTCGACGACGCGCTCACCGCGGAGCGCCCGGACTTCGTCATCGTCTCGGTCAGCTGGGACGCCGCCCCTGGCATCGTCCGCGACCTCGCCGCCCGCGGCATCCCCACGCTGTGCGAAACGCCGCCCGCCCCGAACCAAGCCGAACTGGAGCGTCTATGGGACGACGTGGGAGAAACGGGCCTGGTACAGGTGGCAGAGCAGTACCCGCTCTACCCCGGCCACCTCGCGCGCAGGGCGGTGATCGACTCGGGCGCGATCGGCACCGTCAACGAGGCCGAGGTGTCCTCGACGCACATGTATCACGCAATGGGGATCATCCGGCAGATGCTCGGCGTGGGCTTTGAGGGCGCCGAGATCCGCGCGATTGCAGACACGCACGACCTCGCGACTCCCATGACGCACGCGGGTTGGGCCGCGGACGCCGCGCCCTCCCCCGCGAAGACCGTCCGCGCGCTCATCCGCTTCGAGGGCGGCAAGGTCGCCACCTACGACTTCACCGACAACCAGTGGTGGAACCCGCTGCGCCAGGACCGCATCGCGCTGCGCGGCTCGCTCGGCGAGATCGTGGACCTGCGCGTCACCCAACTCACTGGCGCTCGCACGTTCGTGACGTCCCACCTGGAACGGCGGCACACGGGGATCGAGCTCAACCTCGAGGGCAACGACCTGGACCACATCTCGTGGGGATCCCAGGTGGTCTACGACAACGCGTGGCAGGGCGCGCGCTTCTCTGATGATGAAGTCGCCGTCTCGAGCCTCCTTTCGCAGGTGGGCGCCTGGGCACGGTCCGACGCTCCCCCGCCCTATCCCCTGGCGCAGGGTTCGCAGGACTGGGCTTTAGCGCTCGGGATTGAGGCAGCGGCCGAATCGGGCGAGACCGTGCTGGTTGGCCGGCAGCCGTGGGCGGGCCAGTGA
- a CDS encoding primosomal protein yields the protein MSANAREALLLLTAALERHLDAIENRRSPEDAMVDDAYEALAEAFDRYEDALDVEYAEGLPMILDEDDEFEDDAAADGDPEGDDEELDPHAVEDDDELDDDIEEFDLRS from the coding sequence ATGAGCGCGAATGCACGCGAGGCTTTGCTGCTGTTGACCGCGGCGTTGGAGAGGCACCTGGACGCGATCGAGAACCGGCGGTCCCCCGAGGACGCGATGGTCGATGACGCGTACGAGGCGCTCGCCGAGGCCTTTGATCGGTACGAGGATGCCCTCGACGTCGAGTACGCCGAGGGGCTTCCGATGATCCTCGACGAGGACGACGAGTTCGAGGACGACGCGGCGGCCGACGGCGACCCCGAGGGGGACGACGAAGAGTTGGACCCGCACGCCGTCGAGGACGACGACGAGTTGGACGACGACATCGAGGAGTTTGACCTCAGGTCGTAG
- a CDS encoding aldo/keto reductase: MNGVSAFDRRVLGATGLEVTAVCIGGGPLGSMPGAFDYDTPAERGVATAVAVLTSQFGFLDTSAGYNEGESERRIGEALRRVGGLPASIVLATKVDPDFVTGEFDGAAVRRSFEGSLERLGVDRVDLLHFHDPERIAFDDAMAPGGAVAELARIRDEGLAGHLGVAGGPASLMARYLDIEVFEVLLTHNRWTLADRSADAVITQAHGSGYGVINAAPFGGGVLARGWDAVRGYCYGPTNQATEEAIKAVELICAEVGIPLGAAALQFSTRDPRIDSTIVGVSRPERLAQIEAWAALDIPGDVWEALEAASGRDAGLTN; encoded by the coding sequence GTGAACGGCGTCTCCGCGTTCGATCGCCGGGTGTTGGGTGCGACCGGGCTCGAGGTCACGGCCGTGTGCATCGGCGGTGGGCCGCTCGGGTCGATGCCGGGCGCCTTCGACTACGACACGCCTGCAGAGCGAGGCGTCGCCACGGCCGTTGCCGTCCTTACCAGCCAGTTCGGCTTCCTCGACACCTCCGCCGGCTACAACGAGGGCGAGTCCGAGCGGCGCATTGGCGAGGCGCTGCGGCGCGTGGGAGGGCTGCCCGCCTCGATCGTGCTCGCCACCAAGGTGGACCCCGACTTCGTCACCGGCGAGTTCGATGGCGCGGCGGTGCGGCGATCCTTTGAGGGCTCGCTCGAGAGGCTGGGCGTGGACCGGGTGGATCTGCTGCACTTCCACGATCCCGAGCGGATCGCTTTCGACGACGCGATGGCGCCGGGCGGGGCCGTCGCCGAGCTGGCGCGCATCCGGGATGAGGGCCTGGCCGGCCACCTCGGCGTGGCGGGCGGACCGGCCTCGCTCATGGCGCGCTATCTGGACATCGAGGTGTTTGAGGTCCTCCTCACGCATAACCGCTGGACCCTCGCGGATCGCAGCGCCGACGCCGTCATCACCCAAGCGCACGGCTCCGGCTATGGGGTGATCAACGCGGCGCCGTTTGGCGGCGGCGTGCTGGCCCGCGGCTGGGACGCGGTGCGCGGCTACTGCTATGGGCCAACGAACCAGGCAACAGAGGAGGCGATCAAGGCTGTGGAGTTGATTTGCGCGGAGGTGGGTATCCCCTTGGGTGCCGCCGCCCTGCAGTTCTCGACCAGAGACCCACGAATCGACTCGACCATCGTGGGCGTCTCCCGCCCCGAGCGACTCGCGCAGATCGAGGCGTGGGCCGCGTTGGACATCCCCGGCGACGTGTGGGAGGCCCTTGAGGCGGCGTCGGGCAGGGACGCCGGGCTAACGAACTGA
- a CDS encoding aldo/keto reductase, translating to MQVRRVGTTGLEVSALALGTMTWSRDTDADEAGEQLDLFLDSGGTLIDTAASYADGGAESLLGDLLGGSIARADVQIVTKAGIRRTAQGGIIDSSRDTLLDTLDASLGRLGTDHVDLFLVHVFDPQTPLDETLHALEIAVNSGRARYIGVSNFPAWATAAMAARATGRPALAAAEVEYSLLQRGIERELVPATEALGLGILAWSPLGRGVLTGKYRASIPADSRAASDHLAGFVEPYLSDRAGVVVDAVATAAEGLGVSPLEVALGWVLAQDHIASAIVGARTAAQLTASLAAADNDLPHAIVAALSEVTEPHAGYPERR from the coding sequence ATGCAGGTGCGGCGCGTCGGGACAACGGGCTTGGAGGTCTCGGCACTTGCGTTGGGAACGATGACGTGGAGCCGTGACACCGACGCCGACGAGGCCGGCGAGCAGCTGGACCTCTTCCTCGACTCTGGCGGCACTCTCATCGACACGGCGGCCTCGTATGCCGACGGCGGTGCCGAGTCCCTGCTCGGCGACCTCCTTGGTGGCTCGATAGCCCGCGCCGACGTGCAGATCGTCACGAAGGCCGGGATCCGCCGCACCGCGCAGGGCGGGATCATCGACTCGTCGCGCGACACTCTTCTCGACACGCTGGATGCGAGCCTGGGACGTCTCGGCACGGACCACGTTGACCTGTTCCTCGTCCACGTCTTCGACCCCCAGACCCCGCTAGACGAGACGCTGCACGCCCTCGAGATCGCGGTGAACTCGGGCCGCGCCAGGTACATCGGCGTGAGCAACTTTCCCGCTTGGGCCACGGCCGCGATGGCCGCGCGGGCCACCGGCAGGCCCGCGCTTGCCGCCGCCGAGGTCGAATACTCGCTGCTTCAGCGCGGCATCGAGCGGGAGCTGGTCCCCGCGACCGAGGCGCTTGGGCTCGGAATCCTCGCCTGGTCCCCCCTTGGCCGTGGCGTGCTCACCGGGAAGTACCGCGCCTCCATCCCCGCGGACAGCCGCGCCGCGAGTGATCATCTCGCCGGGTTCGTGGAGCCCTACCTCTCGGACAGGGCCGGCGTCGTCGTCGATGCCGTGGCGACCGCGGCCGAGGGCCTCGGCGTCTCGCCGCTCGAGGTCGCGCTCGGGTGGGTGCTCGCGCAGGACCACATCGCCTCGGCCATTGTTGGGGCGCGGACCGCGGCCCAGCTCACCGCGAGCCTCGCCGCCGCCGACAACGACCTGCCCCACGCGATCGTCGCGGCGCTGAGTGAGGTGACCGAACCTCACGCCGGATACCCGGAGCGTCGGTAG
- a CDS encoding HAD family phosphatase translates to MNTHVPAAVLWDMDGTLIDSEPYWIAAETELCAKFGVAWTHEDGLQLVGNSLESSAKVLRERGVLMPLDDIIAYLINRVTMQVRERAPWQQDAFDLLNAVLAAGIPCALVTMSYRQLADALLARVPEAFAVVVTGDEVSKGKPDPEAYLVAAKRLGVDITQCVAFEDSIAGVASALASGARTVGVERLIPIEARDGLSRVATLAGLTVEDVRDIAAGHVIDRLG, encoded by the coding sequence ATGAATACTCACGTGCCGGCCGCCGTGCTGTGGGACATGGACGGCACGCTCATTGACTCCGAGCCGTACTGGATCGCCGCCGAGACCGAGCTGTGCGCCAAGTTCGGCGTTGCCTGGACGCACGAAGACGGACTGCAGCTCGTGGGAAACTCCCTCGAATCATCCGCGAAGGTGCTGCGCGAACGCGGCGTCCTCATGCCGCTCGACGACATCATCGCCTACCTCATCAATCGCGTGACGATGCAAGTGCGCGAGCGGGCGCCCTGGCAGCAGGACGCCTTCGATCTGCTCAACGCGGTGCTCGCGGCGGGCATCCCGTGTGCGCTCGTCACCATGTCATACCGCCAATTGGCTGACGCGTTGCTCGCGAGGGTGCCGGAGGCGTTCGCGGTGGTGGTGACGGGGGATGAGGTCAGCAAGGGAAAGCCAGATCCCGAGGCTTACCTCGTGGCCGCGAAGCGCCTGGGGGTGGACATCACGCAGTGTGTGGCGTTCGAGGATTCCATCGCGGGCGTCGCGTCGGCGCTGGCCTCAGGGGCGCGGACCGTTGGGGTGGAGCGCCTCATTCCGATCGAGGCACGCGATGGGCTGAGCCGAGTTGCGACGCTCGCGGGCCTCACCGTCGAGGATGTCCGTGACATCGCGGCGGGCCACGTCATCGACCGCCTGGGCTGA
- a CDS encoding PAC2 family protein, which translates to MEFDPDNVPIPETETLVIAAFEGWNDAGNAASAAVDHLIDVLRAKEHATLDPEDYHDFQVNRPVASRDVHGDRILTWPGTVIYTATWRGEKTRKIILVRGIEPSMRWRQFSTEVLDHVRQLGGTSLLTLGALLVDSPHTRPLPVFLTSEDADARARLDLDRSDYDGPTGIVGVLGHDAQHRGLTTYSLWVGIPHYIAHPPSPMGTVQLLGQIELLLREELEYGGLADDAEAWENGADELMDEDEEIAAHVAQLESMVDEASLPEASGDAIAAEFEKYLRRRDFGK; encoded by the coding sequence ATGGAGTTCGACCCGGACAACGTCCCCATCCCGGAGACCGAGACGCTCGTCATCGCGGCGTTCGAGGGCTGGAACGACGCGGGCAATGCCGCCTCCGCGGCGGTGGACCATCTGATCGACGTGCTGCGCGCCAAGGAGCACGCCACGCTGGATCCCGAGGACTACCACGACTTCCAGGTCAATCGCCCCGTGGCCTCCCGCGACGTGCACGGCGATCGCATCCTCACGTGGCCCGGCACCGTCATCTACACGGCCACGTGGCGCGGCGAGAAGACGCGAAAGATCATCCTCGTTCGCGGCATCGAGCCGTCAATGCGCTGGCGACAGTTCAGCACCGAGGTGCTCGACCACGTGCGCCAGTTGGGCGGCACGTCCCTGCTGACGCTCGGCGCGCTGCTCGTCGACTCGCCGCACACCCGGCCGCTTCCCGTGTTCCTCACCTCAGAGGACGCCGACGCTCGTGCCCGGCTCGATCTTGACCGCTCCGATTACGACGGGCCCACAGGGATCGTGGGCGTGCTGGGCCACGACGCTCAGCACCGCGGCCTGACCACGTACTCGCTGTGGGTGGGCATCCCCCACTACATCGCGCATCCGCCGAGCCCGATGGGAACGGTGCAGCTGCTCGGGCAGATCGAGCTGCTCCTGCGCGAGGAGCTCGAATACGGTGGCCTCGCCGACGACGCGGAGGCGTGGGAGAACGGTGCCGACGAGCTCATGGATGAGGACGAGGAGATCGCGGCCCACGTGGCGCAGCTCGAGTCCATGGTGGACGAGGCCTCGTTGCCCGAGGCCTCCGGCGACGCCATCGCCGCCGAGTTCGAGAAGTACCTGCGCCGCCGGGACTTCGGCAAGTAG
- a CDS encoding alpha/beta hydrolase — MNATPATDLVIHRFGTPGAPVAVLLHGLTEAGTTWPDLVARWGDRWELLGVDLRGHGESPRFTAGELTHAPEVMHADAVHVLDLQASPVVLMGHSLGGLVALWAALDRPDAVRALVLEDPAQPVAGRVPYPEFVRSNEEFLDEMTDPARRVAKVAAMHLETRWSEAEIDAWAACKPLVDRNYVREGLYFDDSEWESHFAALAVPTLVVVPPTSPMAPDMRRVRNPSVRKVVVPRSGHCVRRDQPDRFFGAVEEFLGGVPV, encoded by the coding sequence ATGAACGCCACTCCCGCCACGGACCTCGTCATTCACCGCTTCGGCACGCCCGGCGCGCCGGTTGCCGTGCTGCTCCACGGACTCACGGAAGCCGGGACCACGTGGCCGGACCTGGTGGCGCGGTGGGGCGATCGCTGGGAACTGCTTGGAGTGGATCTGCGGGGCCACGGCGAGTCTCCGCGCTTCACCGCCGGGGAGCTCACGCACGCGCCGGAGGTGATGCACGCTGACGCCGTTCACGTCCTTGATCTGCAGGCCTCGCCCGTGGTGCTCATGGGGCACTCGCTCGGCGGTCTCGTTGCGCTCTGGGCCGCCCTGGATAGGCCCGACGCTGTGCGGGCTCTCGTACTTGAGGATCCCGCGCAGCCGGTTGCGGGCCGTGTCCCCTACCCCGAGTTCGTGAGATCCAATGAGGAGTTCCTCGACGAGATGACCGACCCGGCGAGGCGAGTGGCGAAGGTGGCTGCGATGCACCTCGAGACGCGCTGGAGCGAAGCGGAAATCGACGCGTGGGCAGCGTGCAAACCCCTCGTCGACCGCAACTACGTGCGGGAGGGCCTCTACTTCGACGACTCCGAATGGGAGTCGCACTTTGCGGCCCTCGCGGTCCCCACGCTCGTGGTGGTGCCGCCGACCAGCCCGATGGCGCCAGACATGCGCCGCGTGCGGAACCCTTCGGTGCGCAAGGTGGTGGTGCCGCGCTCGGGCCACTGCGTCCGCCGCGACCAGCCGGACCGCTTTTTCGGCGCCGTCGAGGAGTTTCTGGGTGGCGTGCCGGTCTAG
- a CDS encoding PIN domain-containing protein: MRYYLDTSVAVHAIDGEAGATRWFDSATESAEVVSSRLLQTELTRYLRREGLPVGERAGVLDKTGMAVVDESVLALAESFTPHVKTLDAIHLATALAFGSDTVMVSHDANVLRLAEELGLRTLDPVSRA; this comes from the coding sequence ATGAGGTACTACCTGGACACGTCGGTCGCGGTGCACGCGATCGACGGTGAGGCCGGTGCCACGCGGTGGTTCGACTCTGCCACGGAGTCCGCGGAAGTAGTCTCCTCGCGCCTGCTGCAAACGGAACTGACCCGCTACCTGCGGAGGGAGGGCCTGCCGGTGGGTGAGCGAGCCGGAGTGCTCGACAAGACGGGCATGGCCGTGGTGGATGAGAGCGTGCTCGCATTGGCCGAGTCCTTCACGCCGCACGTCAAGACCCTTGACGCGATCCATCTCGCGACGGCACTCGCCTTCGGCAGCGACACCGTGATGGTGAGTCACGACGCGAACGTGCTGCGGCTAGCGGAGGAACTGGGACTGCGGACGCTGGATCCGGTCTCCCGGGCGTAA
- a CDS encoding type II toxin-antitoxin system prevent-host-death family antitoxin: protein MKTITVAELRQNPTEALAEVEAGETYVVTRHRRPIARLVPVDRSPLVVIPARNPNGPRLADRPNMPRRTYAETEALLAEMKEDR from the coding sequence ATGAAGACGATCACGGTGGCTGAGCTGCGACAGAACCCGACCGAGGCCCTTGCCGAGGTCGAGGCCGGAGAGACGTACGTAGTGACGCGGCATCGGCGGCCAATCGCTCGCCTGGTGCCGGTTGACCGGTCGCCCTTGGTGGTGATCCCGGCGAGGAACCCCAACGGACCCAGGTTGGCGGACCGGCCCAACATGCCTCGCCGCACCTACGCGGAGACCGAGGCGCTCCTGGCCGAGATGAAAGAGGATCGATGA
- a CDS encoding undecaprenyl-diphosphate phosphatase, whose protein sequence is MSPWEAIILGLVQGLTEFLPISSSAHIRVVGALLPHGADPGAAFTAIIQIGTELAVLLYFRHDIARLISAWWLALIGRDGSDARSRFGAHRADARLAWYIVIGSLPVVILGVLLKGVIETAFRNLYLTAVVLVVFGLVLAWADRVGAKKRELASLKSGEAVTLGFWQALALIPGVSRSGGTISGGLFLGLTREAAARYSFLLAIPAVLGSGLFELATEWDSLQAPGAPGLAATLIAAVVAFFVGLAVIAWFLRFVTHRSFMPFVIYRIVFALVIVALLATGTISAT, encoded by the coding sequence ATGTCGCCGTGGGAAGCAATCATTCTTGGCCTCGTTCAGGGCCTCACCGAGTTCCTGCCCATCTCCTCCAGCGCCCACATCCGGGTGGTGGGCGCGCTGTTGCCGCACGGCGCGGACCCGGGCGCGGCGTTCACCGCGATCATTCAGATCGGCACCGAGCTCGCGGTGCTCTTGTATTTCCGCCACGACATCGCGCGGCTCATCTCCGCGTGGTGGCTCGCCTTGATCGGTCGCGACGGGTCCGACGCTCGCTCGCGCTTTGGCGCGCACCGGGCCGACGCTCGTTTGGCCTGGTACATCGTGATTGGTTCGCTTCCCGTGGTCATTCTGGGGGTGCTGCTCAAGGGCGTGATCGAGACGGCGTTCCGGAACCTCTACCTCACGGCCGTGGTGCTGGTGGTGTTCGGCCTGGTGCTGGCGTGGGCCGACCGTGTCGGCGCCAAGAAGCGCGAGCTCGCGTCCCTCAAGAGCGGCGAGGCAGTGACCTTGGGATTCTGGCAGGCGCTAGCGCTGATCCCCGGCGTCTCCCGCTCGGGAGGCACCATCTCCGGCGGGCTGTTCCTGGGACTCACCCGCGAGGCCGCGGCGCGGTACTCGTTCCTGCTGGCGATTCCGGCTGTGCTCGGCTCGGGGCTCTTTGAGCTGGCGACCGAGTGGGACTCGCTTCAGGCGCCCGGCGCACCCGGGTTGGCGGCCACGCTCATCGCCGCGGTGGTCGCGTTCTTCGTGGGCCTCGCGGTGATCGCCTGGTTCCTGAGGTTCGTGACGCACCGCTCGTTCATGCCGTTCGTGATCTACCGGATCGTGTTCGCGCTCGTGATCGTGGCGCTGTTGGCGACGGGCACCATCAGCGCGACCTAA
- a CDS encoding DUF5703 family protein — protein sequence MVDIPADVSRADARAMLTDHAEFGAWELTRSVLFAGGARRVWLRRRTMRVVRTDAA from the coding sequence GTGGTGGACATACCCGCGGACGTCTCGCGCGCCGACGCCAGGGCCATGCTCACCGACCACGCCGAGTTCGGCGCGTGGGAGTTGACGCGCAGCGTCCTGTTCGCTGGGGGCGCCCGACGGGTGTGGTTGCGCAGGCGGACCATGCGGGTTGTGCGCACGGACGCTGCGTAG
- a CDS encoding tRNA (adenine-N1)-methyltransferase: MTTPTGADARRGPLRNGDRVQLTDAKGRYHTVLLHAGETFHTHRGSLKHDDLIGQPDGSVVTSTNGTVYQAFRPLLNDFVMSMPRGAAVIYPKDAGQIIQMADVYPGARVVEAGVGSGALTMSLLRAVGDGGELISIERREDFADIARANVEHHFGGPHPAWTLQIGDFADRVAELEPHSVDRIILDMLAPWENIDAAADALVPGGVFLAYVATATQLSRVAEELREHGEFTEPRAWETLLRTWHLEGLAVRPDHRMQGHTGFLITARRMAPGVEAPLRHRRPAKGAYPVDEEWTPEDLGERAISERKIRKVRRDVTEE, encoded by the coding sequence ATGACCACCCCTACCGGCGCCGACGCGCGCCGCGGCCCGCTGCGCAACGGCGACCGCGTGCAGTTGACCGACGCCAAAGGGCGCTATCACACCGTCCTGCTGCACGCGGGGGAGACGTTCCACACCCACCGCGGCTCGCTCAAGCATGACGACCTCATCGGCCAGCCCGACGGCTCGGTCGTGACGTCCACCAATGGCACCGTCTACCAGGCCTTTCGCCCGCTGCTCAACGACTTCGTGATGTCGATGCCGCGGGGTGCGGCCGTGATCTACCCCAAGGATGCGGGTCAGATCATCCAGATGGCGGACGTCTATCCCGGAGCGCGCGTTGTCGAGGCCGGCGTCGGCTCCGGCGCGCTCACGATGTCGCTCCTACGCGCGGTTGGTGACGGCGGCGAGCTCATCTCAATAGAGCGCCGCGAGGACTTCGCGGACATCGCCCGCGCGAATGTTGAGCACCACTTCGGCGGACCTCACCCCGCGTGGACGCTGCAGATCGGCGACTTCGCCGATCGCGTGGCAGAACTAGAGCCCCACAGTGTGGACCGCATCATCCTGGACATGCTCGCGCCTTGGGAGAACATTGACGCGGCGGCCGACGCCCTGGTTCCGGGCGGCGTGTTCCTCGCCTACGTCGCGACCGCCACTCAGCTCAGCAGGGTGGCCGAGGAGCTGCGCGAGCACGGCGAGTTCACCGAGCCGCGCGCCTGGGAGACGCTCCTGCGCACATGGCACCTCGAGGGACTCGCCGTCCGCCCCGACCACCGCATGCAGGGGCACACCGGCTTTCTCATCACGGCGAGGAGAATGGCCCCTGGCGTCGAGGCCCCCTTGCGCCACCGTCGGCCCGCCAAGGGCGCGTACCCGGTAGACGAGGAATGGACGCCGGAGGACCTCGGCGAGAGGGCCATCAGCGAGCGGAAGATACGCAAGGTGAGAAGGGACGTGACGGAGGAATGA
- a CDS encoding M50 family metallopeptidase, protein MASPTPQRTTPGRGIRLGSIRGAQILIQPSTLLMLLVLAFIYSGSSDGQVTPHAFSLGMLLAVLLFVSVFIHELAHAIAAWAFGRKVNTIQLTLWGGVTSFDGRDLTPKVSGVTAIAGPFANAVVALGAWTTLQAGILTGTTAAVVQWLVWANVLLAVFNVLPGIPMDGGKVLQAVVWSATGDRLKATRVAGWSGRVLAVVVVIFTVGYPVLQGKGVNLVNVAFAFLLFSVIWPSASAAIRAVDSSERRESASVATLMLAAAGVPYTATVGTARDAATARNASFAIVLAADGAPAGVATMETMNRVPEQQRQHEGLQSVTTPLPRGAVVASDLAGEQLIERLREWYGRTDSWAVMDGDEVVGVVRLADVLSALQ, encoded by the coding sequence ATGGCGAGCCCAACCCCGCAGCGGACTACTCCTGGCCGCGGCATCCGGCTCGGGTCCATCAGGGGCGCGCAGATCCTCATTCAGCCGTCGACGCTGCTCATGCTGCTCGTCCTCGCCTTCATCTACTCCGGCTCCAGCGATGGCCAGGTCACGCCACACGCGTTCTCGCTCGGGATGCTGCTCGCGGTCCTGCTGTTCGTATCCGTCTTCATCCACGAGCTGGCACACGCGATCGCGGCATGGGCGTTCGGGCGCAAGGTGAACACCATTCAGCTCACGCTCTGGGGCGGCGTCACGAGCTTTGACGGCCGCGATCTGACCCCCAAGGTCTCCGGCGTGACGGCCATCGCTGGCCCCTTCGCCAATGCGGTGGTCGCCTTGGGAGCCTGGACGACGCTGCAGGCAGGCATTCTCACCGGCACCACCGCGGCGGTGGTCCAGTGGCTCGTGTGGGCGAACGTGCTGCTCGCCGTCTTCAACGTCCTCCCTGGTATCCCCATGGACGGCGGGAAGGTGCTGCAGGCCGTGGTGTGGTCCGCGACCGGCGATCGCCTCAAGGCGACTCGCGTCGCCGGCTGGTCCGGCCGCGTGCTCGCGGTCGTCGTTGTGATATTCACGGTCGGGTACCCCGTGCTTCAAGGCAAGGGCGTGAACCTCGTCAATGTGGCCTTCGCGTTCCTGCTGTTCAGCGTCATCTGGCCATCGGCGAGCGCGGCGATCAGGGCGGTGGACAGCAGCGAGCGCCGCGAGTCGGCGAGTGTCGCGACGCTCATGCTCGCCGCCGCGGGTGTGCCGTACACGGCCACCGTGGGGACCGCGAGAGACGCCGCGACTGCCCGGAACGCCAGCTTCGCGATCGTTCTCGCCGCGGACGGCGCGCCCGCAGGCGTCGCGACGATGGAGACGATGAACCGGGTTCCCGAGCAGCAGCGCCAGCACGAGGGGCTGCAATCCGTCACGACCCCGCTTCCCCGCGGGGCCGTCGTAGCTTCGGACCTCGCGGGCGAACAGCTCATCGAGCGCCTGCGGGAATGGTACGGGCGCACGGACTCCTGGGCGGTGATGGACGGCGACGAGGTTGTGGGCGTCGTTCGCCTAGCCGACGTGCTCTCCGCACTCCAGTAG
- a CDS encoding PD-(D/E)XK nuclease family protein yields the protein MSERAPALSPSRAGDFTQCPLLYRYRAIDRLPEPPSAAATLGTLVHAVLEDLFELPAESRTEFAAIEMLVPRWDRMLQERPEYGSLHQSDAAEAQWLGDARERLRTYFELENPSRIEPDGRELLVETQLEDGPLLRGIIDRLDVAADGSIRIIDYKSGRSPAPGYGQKERFQMRFYSLVVERLMERRPALARLLFLRDGVHVDLRPSDEDIAAVEHEIREVWRAIVAAAERGEFRPKKSKLCGWCSFQAMCPEFGGTVPPLDPDAVEAGVGVRPTRI from the coding sequence ATGAGCGAACGCGCCCCAGCACTGTCCCCCTCGCGGGCCGGCGACTTCACGCAATGCCCGCTGTTGTATCGCTATCGCGCGATCGACCGCTTGCCCGAGCCTCCGTCGGCGGCGGCCACGCTCGGAACCCTGGTGCACGCGGTCCTTGAGGACCTCTTCGAGCTGCCCGCGGAGTCACGAACGGAGTTCGCGGCGATCGAGATGCTGGTGCCGCGCTGGGATCGGATGCTGCAGGAGCGTCCGGAGTATGGCTCACTTCACCAGTCCGACGCTGCCGAGGCTCAGTGGCTCGGCGACGCCAGGGAGCGCTTGCGTACGTACTTCGAGCTGGAGAACCCTTCGCGGATCGAGCCCGACGGCCGCGAGCTGTTGGTCGAGACGCAGCTCGAGGACGGTCCGCTGCTGCGCGGGATCATCGACCGGCTGGACGTGGCCGCCGATGGGTCGATCCGCATCATCGACTACAAGTCAGGGCGCTCCCCCGCTCCTGGCTACGGGCAGAAGGAGCGCTTCCAGATGCGCTTCTATTCGCTCGTGGTGGAGCGGCTGATGGAGCGTCGGCCCGCCTTGGCACGGCTGCTGTTCCTGCGGGACGGCGTACACGTGGACCTGCGGCCGTCGGACGAGGACATCGCGGCCGTGGAGCACGAGATACGGGAGGTGTGGCGGGCCATCGTGGCTGCCGCCGAACGCGGAGAGTTCCGGCCCAAGAAGTCGAAGCTGTGCGGCTGGTGTTCGTTTCAGGCCATGTGTCCCGAGTTCGGCGGGACGGTGCCGCCGTTGGATCCCGACGCCGTGGAGGCGGGGGTTGGGGTGCGGCCCACCAGAATATAG